Proteins from one Dehalococcoidia bacterium genomic window:
- the nadA gene encoding quinolinate synthase NadA: MTPAAIAEKKTTPNVGGIGCESDAIETAPLSAERSFAYWQQDIPREYWDLDAPALTARIAEARNKLGTRLIVLGHHYQREDIIAFADLRGDSFKLAQFAAEHPESEYIVFCGVHFMAEAADILSAPHQKVMLPNMAAGCSMADMADPDDVFSAWAEMEELGIAQDTMPITYMNSAAALKAFVGEHGGAVCTSSNARKVMEWAFAQKKRVLFFPDQHLGRNTGDAMGIPLDEMVLWGWSRPYGSMGGRTLEELGQSRVLLWAGHCSVHQRFTPAQIDEARAKYPDITVIVHPECRYETVQASDLNGSTEFIAKTIANAPAGSKFAVGTEINLVARLARENPDKTVFCLDPVVCPCSTMYRVHPAYLAWTIESLAEGRVVNQVIVPEAITANAKIALDRMLAIK, from the coding sequence ATGACTCCTGCGGCCATCGCTGAAAAGAAGACCACCCCCAACGTCGGCGGCATCGGCTGCGAGAGCGACGCGATCGAGACGGCGCCGCTTTCGGCCGAGCGCTCCTTCGCCTACTGGCAGCAGGACATCCCACGCGAGTACTGGGATCTCGACGCTCCCGCACTGACCGCGCGCATCGCCGAGGCACGCAACAAGCTCGGTACGCGTCTCATCGTGCTCGGCCATCACTATCAGCGCGAGGACATTATCGCGTTCGCGGACCTGCGCGGCGACAGCTTCAAGCTCGCGCAGTTCGCGGCGGAACACCCCGAATCGGAGTACATCGTCTTCTGCGGCGTGCACTTCATGGCCGAAGCCGCGGACATCCTCAGCGCTCCGCACCAGAAGGTGATGCTGCCGAACATGGCGGCCGGCTGCTCGATGGCCGACATGGCCGATCCCGACGACGTCTTCAGCGCCTGGGCCGAGATGGAAGAGCTTGGCATCGCGCAGGACACGATGCCGATCACGTACATGAACTCGGCCGCCGCGCTAAAGGCGTTCGTCGGCGAGCACGGCGGCGCGGTGTGCACGTCGAGCAACGCGCGCAAGGTCATGGAGTGGGCATTCGCGCAGAAGAAGCGCGTGCTCTTCTTCCCCGACCAGCACCTCGGACGCAACACCGGCGACGCCATGGGCATCCCGCTCGACGAGATGGTGCTCTGGGGCTGGTCGCGTCCTTACGGTTCTATGGGCGGCCGCACGCTCGAAGAGCTGGGACAGAGCCGCGTGCTGCTGTGGGCGGGCCACTGCTCCGTGCACCAACGCTTCACGCCGGCGCAGATCGACGAAGCCCGCGCGAAGTATCCGGACATCACGGTGATCGTACACCCCGAGTGCCGGTACGAGACGGTGCAGGCATCCGACCTCAATGGTTCGACGGAGTTCATCGCGAAGACGATCGCGAACGCGCCGGCCGGCTCGAAGTTCGCCGTCGGCACGGAGATCAACCTGGTCGCGCGGCTCGCACGTGAGAACCCGGACAAAACGGTGTTCTGCCTCGACCCCGTCGTCTGTCCCTGCTCGACGATGTATCGCGTGCACCCGGCGTATCTTGCGTGGACGATCGAGTCGCTCGCCGAAGGCCGCGTCGTCAACCAGGTCATAGTGCCGGAAGCGATTACCGCGAACGCGAAGATCGCGCTCGACCGCATGCTGGCGATTAAATAG